A single Ignavibacteriales bacterium DNA region contains:
- a CDS encoding magnesium chelatase codes for MNVTEITTLGELKSTGYKTKSIREELRSNLITALREGKNPFEGIHGYHDTVLPDLQKAILSRHNIILLGLRGQAKTRIARLMVRLLDEYIPAVQGSEIHDNPFAPVSKFGRDMVAEHGDATPVEWIHRDLRYTEKLATPDVSTADLIGDVDPIKAASLKLPYSDERVIHFGLIPRSNRSIFVINELPDLQARIQVALFNILQEEDIQIRGFKMRLPLDILFVFTANPEDYTNRGSIVTPLKDRIDSQILTHYPKDRDTARMITMQEAKITPEQKERISIDPLLADLIEQIAFEARSSEFVDPKSGVSARLTISAYENLFSTAERRMLITGESSTAIRISDLYGIILSITGKVELVYEGEQEGSTKVAVTVIGKAIRTLFRDYFPLPEKSKKDTQQKNPYREIIGWFNKGNKIDILNTIPNSSYIAELNKVAGLGEFVSEKLNGAEPERYPLFMEFLLHGLAEYSQLSKYRLEGGGVQFKDLISSMFAGGISAEDDPDISEEEFYK; via the coding sequence ATGAACGTTACGGAAATTACAACTCTCGGTGAACTGAAATCAACCGGATATAAGACGAAAAGTATCCGTGAGGAACTTCGGTCGAATCTGATAACTGCTCTGCGTGAAGGGAAAAACCCTTTTGAGGGCATTCACGGTTATCATGATACCGTTCTTCCGGATCTGCAAAAGGCAATCCTCTCAAGGCATAATATTATCCTTCTTGGTTTACGGGGGCAGGCCAAAACCAGAATTGCCCGCCTTATGGTCAGACTGCTCGATGAATATATACCCGCTGTTCAGGGATCGGAAATTCATGACAACCCCTTTGCGCCGGTATCTAAATTTGGAAGAGACATGGTTGCCGAACACGGTGATGCCACCCCGGTAGAATGGATACACCGCGATCTGAGATATACGGAGAAACTCGCGACCCCTGATGTTTCAACCGCTGATCTGATCGGCGATGTTGACCCTATAAAAGCAGCGTCTTTGAAGCTTCCCTATTCAGATGAAAGGGTGATTCACTTTGGACTTATTCCCCGCTCAAACAGAAGTATTTTCGTAATTAACGAACTTCCTGATCTGCAGGCAAGAATTCAGGTAGCACTGTTTAATATTCTTCAGGAAGAGGACATACAGATCCGCGGGTTTAAGATGCGGCTGCCGCTTGATATACTCTTTGTGTTTACCGCAAATCCTGAGGACTATACCAACAGGGGCAGTATTGTAACCCCCCTCAAAGACCGGATCGACAGCCAGATTCTAACGCATTACCCGAAAGACAGGGATACTGCACGGATGATTACCATGCAGGAAGCAAAAATCACACCGGAACAAAAAGAGAGAATATCCATTGATCCCCTGCTTGCTGATCTGATTGAGCAAATTGCGTTTGAAGCCCGCTCGAGTGAATTTGTTGACCCAAAGAGCGGTGTCTCCGCACGTCTTACAATTTCAGCTTATGAAAATCTTTTTAGCACTGCAGAAAGAAGGATGCTGATTACCGGCGAATCCTCGACAGCCATCAGAATCAGTGATCTCTATGGAATTATTCTAAGCATCACCGGAAAAGTAGAACTGGTTTATGAGGGTGAGCAGGAAGGTTCAACTAAAGTCGCGGTTACGGTGATCGGTAAAGCAATCCGGACTCTTTTCCGTGATTATTTTCCCCTGCCGGAAAAAAGTAAGAAGGACACTCAGCAGAAAAATCCATACAGAGAAATTATAGGCTGGTTCAATAAAGGTAATAAAATTGACATACTTAATACAATCCCCAACAGCTCCTATATTGCTGAGTTAAATAAAGTGGCAGGGCTGGGAGAATTCGTTTCTGAAAAACTCAATGGGGCAGAACCGGAACGGTACCCGCTTTTTATGGAATTCCTCCTTCACGGACTGGCTGAATATTCACAGCTCAGCAAATATCGCTTAGAAGGCGGCGGAGTTCAGTTCAAAGACCTTATCAGCTCCATGTTTGCGGGGGGCATATCTGCGGAAGACGATCCCGATATTTCTGAAGAAGAATTCTACAAATAA